AGCCGGTAGCTTAGTTCGGACGCGCAGTGACACCCACGCCACGCTCGCCGCCCTCCCCGAGCCCGCTTCATGCCAACGCCCAGAATGCGACAACTCGGGGAGTTCGGTGCCCTCAAGCCCGCCGCCCATCCATCAAGCTCCCCGAATCGACCAAAATACTAGTACTAGTGCTGTGGATAATTGACTTGGTGCTGATCTAGGTGTGTTCCCCGCATCGATGCTCGGAATCATCACTGTGCCAGGGAACACGCATATTCTCCATTTCCTCTCTTCCTAGTCCCCGCCGAGCAGCACGTGTCGCGTGACGCTGCGAAGGCTAAGGTGCGGAACGGACTGGATGCCCGGAATGCAGGTGCGTGAACCGAACGGTGGGGCGCGCACGCTCTGAAGCACGAAAGCCTGTGGCCTCCATCGCATTTGCACCGGACCTCAGGCAGCTATGATGAGGGGCCGGGTCGGCGGGGTGGGTACGAGCCTGTGGTCAGGTTTGCGTAGGCGACCGGTTTGGTTGGGAAGGGGACGGCTGCCGTCTTGTTGGGGGGAAGCCTTTCTGCACCGGCGTTTTGTCACCACTCGGCTGCAACAGCGGAGGCACCAGTCACCAGCGAGGAGTGCGGGGCAAGCAAGTGCGGTTCTGTTCGTCTGCTCGTGCGATCGTTTTTTCTGGGTCGACTCCTTCCTCACAGAGCACAGTTCATCTGCTGTTCTCGAGTTCGGTTGGAGAGCGTGATCTATCCAAGATTCTGTAGTTGCGTTTTTATCACCATGGATTGAAATGTATTTGAGATTTGATCATTTGATGGACTAGAATGTCATATTTCTCGGAGAGACACAATCAGATTGTTGGAGACCGAGGGTGAAAACGTAAGAGTACGACTTTATTCATCAGAGTTTAAATATTGGTGTACACGATTTATATGCATGTGAGTGTACTTTTAGTGATTTATTTTTAGGCACCTAATATGAGATGCACTCACGGGTGAGGGAGCATGACATGCGTGCGCGATGGTGTGTAACTGTGTTCTTGTGTGTCATTATTGcaatgaaaagaaaagattgcTAGAGACCGAAGAGACGAGCGATGATAGTTCTACTAGTACTAGTCTAGGAGAACACTACTAGTAGTAGTCTAGGAGAACACGTGAAGCGTGAAACACTGGTTGGCAAGGACCTAGGATGTCGTCGTGGCCTACGAAATTTCTCGTACTGAaaacagagaaaagaaaaaggaggaggaaagcCGAGTACTAGATCGGAACAGATCAATTTGGCCCAAGCCAGCATCACGTAAGAGAGAGACATGATGGGCCAAGTTGTGACGATGGGCTGGGCTTGTATGTCGGAAGCGGACCGAGCCCGTGAACAGATAAAAAAATTGGCGCATCTGTTATCGTGTGATTCGTGTCCCTTCGATTGAAGCACACTAGCACAAATGCATAATATCCCCTTTGTTCTCATGACTGAAACATGTAATTATAGATCAGCGTTTTGTGCTTCAAGAAAACGTTGAAGAAGAAAGCAGTTGATTAGTCCGACCACACCATTTCATTTCATATTCCGGGATCACCAGTTGGTTAAGCAGCTAACCACCAAAAACATGCATCAAATCTCAACAAAAAAATAACCGTGCGGCGGCCTGCCCCCAACACAAGAACCACGCAGAACAACGTGGCCGAGATCGCGATCTTCTTTACCATCGTCGCGCACGAACTGGTCCTGGATTAGGTTAGCGCTGGACCGTCGTTGCCGCCGGTACAATGTctgacggcggcgccggcggcttgGACGGTGCGCCGTGCGCATTTGAGTATAGAGCCGTCGCCATGTGCTGGCACCTACCAGGGGGCCCGTGACTGTACCGCTGCCCACCAACTGAAGATGCATAAAAAAAAGTGTTGATGCATCACTGGACCTAGCTTGGTTAAGAGTGCGGATGTACATCGAGATCATTTAAGTTTGGGTCGGAAGTTATATTTCTATTAACAACAGCACTTGGTTACGCGAGACTACCAGGAATTGGATAGTCCTGTCGCTTTCTAGCTTTTGGTGTTTTTGGACATATTTGTTTGCTGGTTTTCTTTTTGGCTGAAAGTTCATTTCTCTTTTGAGGTTGCTTACAGTTGTGGATTGCTAGAGGTTGTTTAGTTAGAGTTCCTTCGGTAGAGTTTGTTCTGATCACTTTCTGTAGCCGCTCTCTCTGTAAGTTGAATTTCCTAACGTGAAATGTGATGCTTTCTATAAAGCGGAGCAGAGCCTTTGGTCTGAAGTCATATTTCTATTATCTTATCCaattattttggaaaataaTGTGCGATGATTGGAGTTTAAATGAACTAGCTGTGGAACTGGAAACGGATTTGGTTGTGCGCTACTAATGGTAGAAACTGTGGAGTTGGGTTTCGAATGAACTTGATTCAGAGTGAAAtgagaatatttttgttttaaGAAGAATCTGCTTGTCATACTCCCACGTATAGGAGACAGGGAGCATGTGAATGGTGAACCCGTCGTACCGTTACTCCCCGACAATAGCACACAGTGCTGACTCCAACGTGCCACGCGGTGCGGCGGCAGCTTTGTTCATGTCCTAAATGGTGTTCTCGTAAATAACCCCAAACTCGGTGCCCCTTCACATTCCATCGTGCCAAAACGCCGCTCCATTTTGCCTCTGGCCCCGCCGCGTATAAGAGTGTCGGGCTCCTCTGCCTCCGCGCGTCCCTCTCTCGATCTCGACCACGAGCGGACGCACTGCCTCCCGTGACCCCGTTGCCCTCCAAAACCGCACGCACGGATCGGGCGGTGGGGAGCTAGCGATGGCCGGCGACGAGTGGCGCTGCCGGAGGCACCCGGCCCTGCCCTTGGGCGGCGTGTGCCCGCACTGCCTCCGCgatcgcctcctccgcctctGCCCCGACTGCGCCTGCCCACGGCACTGCCCCTGCCCCTGCGcgtcctccccctcctcctcgtcctccgcgGCCTTCGGCAGCGAGCTCGGCAGGGTCCACAGCCTCATCGAGCGGGAGCGCCGGGTCGCGCGCTCGCGCTCTGTCGCCGCGTCCGCCGTTGGCGACGATCAGAGTCGGCCCAAGTCGAGGGTCTGGGGCTGGGTGTCGTTCCGGaagccggcggcggccgcggcatGCAGGGATGTGGAGGAGGAGTACGACGACGCGGTGGCATTGGCGAGGTCGAGATCggtgtcggcggcggcggcgcatgcCAATGGGGCCTCGAAGGCGGGAGTGTGGGGGAGGCTCATCCCCGGGAAGATCAAGGCGCTGCACCATCAGAAGTCAAGCGCGCGGTGAGATGGATGGATCTACGGATGGCGATCAGTTCGGGtagtttcttttctttgagAATGTGGCTGAGTTTGTTGTCACTTGCGCTAATTTGCTAATAAAATCTGTTAATATTATGTAATCTCGCTTGCTTTGGGCCTTACAGATTGCAATTATAGACAGAATGTGAATATGTTAGTGGCTTCCATTTTGTGTGCTACTGATTTTTTCGAAGACATCGAAATTGATCTTTCtaatttttggtaaaaaaaaatcgatcTTTCTGATCTGACGAGTTATAGCTACACAGCGCATCGCACTGTACAGTCGCAATcgtgcacgcatgcatgcaacgAGCGCACGGGATTGAATTCGTGGCACGGGGCGTCGTACGCGCATGCATGCCCGTCTCAATGCCTCGTGCCCTGTGTGCCTCTCGCGTCACCGTCCGGCTTGCCGGGCAGCGCAGGACATTCCGATGGTTTTCGTGTGTCTGGCCGGGTTCGGTTGGGGCCAATGCTCGTTCTCTTCCTCGTCAAGCGCGGCCGCAGATGCTTCGTTCGCATCGTCGTCGTTGCTGGTATGCTCCGCTGGATCCAGCTCTGTCGATGCGTGCGATGAGCTCTCGTGGCCCGTGCGAAGATCGTTTGGTCCTAGAAAGTGAAAGCGTTGGCATGCATGTATGCACGCACGCTGCGTCGTTCGCGCGCTTTCCTGCTGCCTGTTGATTTCTGCACGGCGTCTGCTGCCAGGACGGTAGCCGTGGCCTGCCATGATTGCTGCCGGAGTGTATTCAGACGAAGAAACGTGACCAGTGGCAACTATGGTCGCCTTTCAGTGCCTTTCTGCTGCGCTGCCCACGCACCACTGGATGTTTTACTCAAGTGAGTACTCCGTGGTGATGTCTGATCTTGCTCGCGTGCACTCGTGCTGGTTTCGACTAGTGAAGAAACCCAATGGAACAGGGCGAGTATTCAGGCCGTGACCATTCTACGAGCATTTTCCAAAGAAACAATGCACGGTTGAAATCAGGAAAATGCAGAATGTCGTGCATTGATCGGACGGAACCATTTTCAGAAACAGAGTTGGGTGCAAACATGGAGGAATGTGCAATTGACGTGGTTCAGTTGCTGAAGATGCACCAAAAGCCGAAAACTGTGAAGAGGCTGTGGTTGCTGCATTGTTCAGCGACGCCAGGCAGGGCAATGAGATGCGTGCGAAAGCCACGGCGATGACTCTGAGGGAAGGTTGTAGCCGGCGGCCGGAATCGGCGGCGCTCCGGGGAGCTACGGCGTGAAAGCTGCTCGTTAGGAGAGAGCAGCGGACCGTGGGAAGTTCCAGTTCGCCATACTTGGCTGCCTGCCTCCTACCGGGTGGCTGTGACGGCGGGCAATATCTGCAAGGGACCAATTTGGATCGTGGCCACAATCGGCTACGTAAATTTGGATGGCCCAAGCGGACCGCTTCTTTCGTCCGCCAGGCGAACATTAGTGGGCCTACCGGCACTCCACATTGTACCGTATATTCGCGTTAATCCAAATGGGCGGAATTGGATCCAAATTGCAACGAGCCAAGCTTTTTGGCGTCAGGTGAAAAAGAGACATttggcatcaaacaccacaacaGATCGCCTCAAAGTTGAGGAAAAAAAAGTTCATTTTGTTCCTTCAACTCTGGCCGTCGGAGGCCAGAGCACCATGGTGTGAGAGGCCGTAGAGGGGGGCGCGTTGGGGCGGAGCACATTCCAAAGGCAGCATTTGGTGCCGGCGCACAAGTGGGGTCGTGGTTAAGGAGGGACGGTGACCGCCAGTGCTGGGCCATAAGATTGTCTTTTGTCTCCACCTAAAATTTTGATCCGGTCTGTCACTGCACAGTCCCGTTCAAACGCGGAAAAGTTTTATCTCTTCTGATTCctaatttgtaatattttgttTCAATTCCTTCAAGAATCAAATTGTTTCATGTGAACTAATTCCTATCTTCAGAACTATAACTCTGCCTATAAAAAAGATGCCACGTTAACTAATTCAACCCGTAAGATAGCACGCAAATATTTTAGTACAATTCATTTGAACTATAGCAGTATTGGTCTTGTTGGCAAACACATGCATGCCCACTCCAGTGGGCACTAAACCACAAAGCAGACGCATGAAAATTGAGAGGTGGGAGTTCGAATCTCAAGCACACAGAGCTAAATAGTCCTTAAAATTAGGCATGAATAGTTGGCTAGGGAGTCTCTaatagattttctttttttacattCTATCCTCAAACTCTTGTCTCTCTtctttttaaatgaaaattacaGCAGGGAGTATTtcgttttttttaaaacaaaaaagagaactCAACCTGCCAAGATCCAATACGTGGGCTCTATTAATTATCAAGTTGTAAAGTTCGGGATTGCAATCACAACGGGGTGGTGGCGCAGTTGGCTAGCGCGTAGGTCTCATAGCTGAAGCGAGTGATCCTGAGGTCGAGAGTTCGAGCCTCTCTCACCccagcattttttttcttcccgaTCTTTCTGTTTGCCTATGGGCTTGGTCCGGCTCGGGCAAAGCcgtttctctcttcttcttttttcgtTTCCAAGACGCATAGCACATTGTCTGAGATGTTATGCACATATGGAATTAGAGCATCTTGAAACGACTCTCTGCAGCCTATCTTTTATATTCTCATACTGAGAGtcttcttaaaaatatttttttttcttaaattttctCTCTCCAATAAACTCTGGATATctcattttctatattttcactCATGTGGCACCGACGAGTGAACCCCACCATCATACACACGCACATACGACTATAGTGAAAATGGTCTTATTaagttatgattgtgattttggtgattaatgataatataattaataagattaacatatttgtcaagaatatatgttagtagatcttatatatgcaatacatgaagaagtcatcatagccgggacaaagtttgctCAAATTAAAGAAGTCATAAGAAGATTTgccttaccggatagtccagtgctgTTGATATtgagctcaccggagcatatttgataaagggggagagaggcctgaagacctcaccagaagttccgatgattagcaagtgtgctcaccagaGTAATTCTTCTAGAGAAATGTGTCGTGctaaagaatgaaggctaaacctcaccagatagtccgatgatcaaaGCATGGTAATACCAGAGTGTTTTTTTGCCGAAGGCataatggaacaacccaccagataatctggtgatCATAGGAAGATACATATCAGAGCATTTCTACCAGAGAATGTTGCAGCCGTGGAAGATAGAAGATCAAcataccggaaggtccggtgtatatgttgtacacaccggaggcttaacaccagactaatttacAAAGAGAGGGTGCCAAATGTTAAAGAACTAAGTTCAAGataccagatagtctggtgataaagtgatgtacaccggatacttttatcagagcaatttacatagagaagaaggacaagcttggatggcttaggataacactggatagtctgatgatggaGATTAAGTATATACTGGAGTGTCTGTTGTTCACAGAgtcttgagtggggttccaacggctagtttgtgagagtatactcatcggatgatctggtgttagtactattgttctcaccggattatctggtgtcaacaacttttctgaaccgttgggttaacagttagtgcgcgggtttgaggttataaataccctcACTCaattatttgaaggtgtggcatgttgTTGGAGTCttgaggaagctcatatacacttgagaagacatcaaagccaccaaaatacttaaagtgattatctaaggcaattaagcataagatttgagagtgtttagtacttagagtgagttgtagctaggtgctgcagcttgaaagatggatcaaagagtgatcctagcttgcaCTAAGTGGTACGTCGGAGTCTTAGATTCTTGGTGACTTGCTGGCATTTTGGCACTAGTGGCtaaaacttgttgaccctctgataTAGTGTGGAGCAGAGACGAGAAGCGTATACGGGGACGTAGAGACcattgctttggtggctcaaagtttgaagtgatcatggtagcaaggaatcggaagagaggctagcggtgagatcttgccttggtgacttggtggctcatccgggtggaggcattgtctttgtgacttggtggctcaagagccgtgactagGTGCCGACCgtgagtatatcctttgtggagctctaatgtggactaggggtgacattaatgccatcgataccacgggataaacatccttgtgccgagtttgctctctctatcttatttacgtttttgtatttacatttttgcaatttaccttcttaaataagttgcaagcgctttgatcggtagagtagacacactaaataagtctagaacatatttacatagaaattgatataggtttatcttgtgtagtttttggagccgaatatattctaaatatcctaattcacccccttcttaggatgtcaccgatcccttcaatggCCCCGCCCGCCTACTGCTCCTGCTGCTACGGCTATCCCGGTCACACCCGTCACCTGCACACAAGCATTTCATTCTCTCTCTTGTCCTCCCTCCTCTGTTGTTCCATGTCCTAGCTCCCAGCTCCCTTATATCATCTCAGTATTAGTACAAGGCTACAAGTGGTAGGGCTTGGTACTGTATGAATCCTAGCTCCTACGTCCTAGAGGCTAAGTtggtggggaggaggagacGGCAGCTGCATTGCAAGCAGGGGAGATTCTCGGGCTTTGATGTTTGCTCCCACTAGTCAAAGGTTTCATGACTCCGCCATCAAAATCCAATCTTGGTCCTGTTAGTGGCGGCCGACCGGCTGATTGGCCCTTGTTCGCTGCTAATTTGGTCTATGGTTCGAGGATCCTGGATGAAAGCCCCGCCTTTGGGGATGATTCGGTCCTGAATTTGAGGTTTCTTACTGCAAAGGTCATGTCCTGGGGCTGTCGGAGCGGAGGGTGGCCACCTGCGGTAGTTGAGGTCATCATCGGCGAGCCGAGTCCTAGAAAGTCCAACTTCATCGATTTCAGGGACCAGCTCGAGGGTGACGCAGGAGGGTGGGCGGCTGGGCACGGGACACCAGGGCGGGAGGAAGGGTGGTCACTGGAGGGCGGGTGCCGGAGGATAGGGAACGGGAGTCGCTCTCCAAAAGTAGGGGATGAAAGGGGATGTATTTGGCTAGAGAGAGTCAAATAAAGATGATCTTGAAGATGCTCTTAGAGCTGCACAATACTTTGACCTGAAACTTCCAAACATTCTCTTATCTACACTACATTAGGCTTCTGATTTTATGAGTAATGTCCGGTGTGACCTAGGGTGTCACAAGGGCGGATtttcaagagggggggggggctgaaaGCCCCTACCCTGTGGTTTTCCATAGACCCCCCTACCCTATAGTGTTCcataaagaaaaaggagaggtacgagggagagaaagagaaagaaggagAGGCGGATCGGAGGAGTAACAAGAAGATGAGCTCATTGGTAGTCCATCCTACGTCTGCACTCAGTGTCACCTTCTGTTGAACTATTAAATAGTTTCCGAGTGAAactaatccaaaaaaaaaattagatatgaCATGAATATTTTTTAGTAAGTTGGATTAAATAGATATTCCTACACAGACTAGGCATGCTAGTACACTTAAACATTAGAATATCTCTAAATATGATGTGAATCATCATCAAAATATTCTGCAATAGTTTAGAAGTGCTAGTTTCCAGGACATGGCCAAAACAAAGCACGAATAGAAGGATTTCCAAGACATACGTAATATTTTGCAGGGAAGGTCACAATTGTACTATTGTTGACTTCAGTGGTACCATTGGTGATGTCTGCCATGACGTAGTTGTTTGCTTGTTGTAGAAGATGTAGTCGTACACTGTGTGGTCGGTGTAGATGAAGTAGTACGAAGTCGTGCGCGAACAGACATAGACGAACGTGAGTTATCACACGAAAAAGTGCTCCCCAAAAGCCTTATTTGCCTTCTCCCGATGCAGGATCTCAAAGGCGGGATTCCGGAGGCCTGCTCTCTCTAACTCTGGTGCACGCTGAAGCAGGTATGGAGAAACTTATGTAGCAATAACAAAACAATGGAATGAGGGAGAAAACTTGAAGACTTAATTTCAATGTGCGCGGGACTCGTCCTTATATAGGCACGAGCAAGGAAGCTGAAGTGTTTCATCTCCTTATAATTGATGAGAGGATTAAATGGGGTGACCCAATAATTCCAATAATCCCTTTATCTCCTGAAGTTGAATCACTTCCCCTCCTGGCAACTGGCGCTGTAGGTGACACGAgaaccaggggttcccgagtcccgaggccaggacagcagagtgccacgtggcgccctccctcgggggttatctccccgaggtccgagaagactaagtctcgggagagggtgctcggggccatgcacagtggtccctgagtacccgagttccccgatgactcgagaaggccaagttccgggagagggtgctcggagccataaacagtggtccccgagatCCCCGATGAtaagagaagtcagttccgagagaggatgctcggggccatgaaagTCTTGACCTCCTTGATAATATGAAGGTTGGTATCAAAGattagtatgtcatcaacatacaagtaCATAATAACTCCTTTGCCTCCACCATGGCGGTAGTACACACACCTGTCAGTTTCATTCACAGCAAAGCCCTAAGATGTGAGAGTTCTGTCGAACTTCTGCTTAGGtacttgtttaaggccatacaaaGACTTTAATAACTTACAGACCCTTCCTTCTTGACCAACTACTACAAAACCATCTGATTGTTCCATATAGActtctcatccaactctccattcaGGAAAGTTGTCTTtaacatattgtctattttgataaatacagtgtcatatgttatctatttttggatttttctgaCTCGGGCTCATTAAGTGTGTGGTGCCACATGGCCGACGGAGACCATTTAACAGAAACATGGCATATGCTGGCACGCGATCGGTGCATATCAATATCATCGTATGCACCGATGCACATCCCCATGCAGTAGCCACAGCTAGAATGGATTGGACGATGGTCCTGTTTGGCACAGTTTATTGCTAGTTTATGTTTTTCAGAAACTataaactgaaacaaatagacTAGTTTATTGCTAGCCTTTAAAAGTTGGCACAACTAAAATTTATAGTCTTTTGCTAAAAACTATTTATGGCTTatgctaaaaattattattttttattaaaaaaatttgggTTCTCAACGACGACCATTTTCTTGGTGACGGTTCGGCGTCAGGTGTGGAGGTATTGTTCATGCCTCCCCAGTAGTTCTACCTGCCAGTGGTTAGGACCTGGGACTTGTTCTACGTGAAATTTATGCCGTGTGTCGCGGAACATCTGTATTTTGAGCTGGAGAGACTGCGGTTCTGGGGAAGTTTCGGCGTTGGGGCTAGCTGTTTGACTTGCAAACCTTCATATGGCTTCGTTGTTCCGCGGTTCTCAGCGCGAACCGTGGAAACGCAAACGGCTTATTCTATGTCTGTAGCAGGAGCAGGGGTAGCTACTCTTTGATCTGGAAATAGAGATGCACAAAAATCAATGAGGATCCTTGCTGTACATCTGGCACTATATATGCCGGATTGTACAGAGGATAACAGGAGCTATACTTGTTTGATCACGGTTTTTCTCATACAATCTATTCATACGGATCGTACATATACATGTCAACACTGAGACCCTGTTTTGACAAATAAGGACAAATTTTCGATTTGAGTTTTCTTTCAAGTTCCTGTTCTGTATAGAGTTGGCACAAGATTTAAACTCTGTTAGTACCTCATAACACCATATAAGAAGACGTGATACTTAAAATTGTTTTGTAACATACCGAGTGTCATTTGGCTTAGATCCCGAGTTGGGTTTTGAGCCTTCTTTAGAGACAACTAGGCAGAATGACACTCTTCGCTATGTCTGTTTCGAACAAATGTAAACAAATATAATGCTGGAATATTGTGTGATTTGTAAGTTTTAATTTGAAGGATAAGATGAGTCTTTTTTAGGCTATTTTACAGCTACACTCATTGAAATGTTGTGGCTGTAGCTTTTATTTAATACAAGACTTCAATACCAGGACAAAATTGTAAATATGGCACCAATTTGCACCTAAAATGATAGaacaaatttattttgctaAGCTACTAATCATGTAAATTGTAACTTTGAAGATGCAAGAGGCTGAAAACTCAGTGTAGATAAATCATATTATCTCTAGCAGCTTAGCTTTGTTTCcataaattataataactttGACATTCTTTCTGTACTGAACTTTCTTGCTTTGGCTTTCCTCTGAGATTTCAGAATACAATACCCATTTACATAGTTCGTTCATACATCATAATTAACTGAGAAATCAAACCTGAATTTTCTCCATTGCTGTTGCAAGTGAATGTTGTATAGGATAGGG
This genomic window from Phragmites australis chromosome 7, lpPhrAust1.1, whole genome shotgun sequence contains:
- the LOC133923642 gene encoding uncharacterized protein LOC133923642 gives rise to the protein MAGDEWRCRRHPALPLGGVCPHCLRDRLLRLCPDCACPRHCPCPCASSPSSSSSAAFGSELGRVHSLIERERRVARSRSVAASAVGDDQSRPKSRVWGWVSFRKPAAAAACRDVEEEYDDAVALARSRSVSAAAAHANGASKAGVWGRLIPGKIKALHHQKSSAR